The Comamonas testosteroni genome contains the following window.
CAGGACACCGAGGAAGGGCCGCCCCGCACCGAGGGTGTCGTCCCCCTGCGGGGGATGACGCGAAGCGGCTCAGGGGGCCTTAGATGACCTTCGCTTCGTTTTTCAGCTTGTCGACCAGGGCGGCCACATCGGCCACCTTGACGCCAGCGCCACGCTTGGCAGGCTCGGAGACCTTCACGGTCTTGAGGCGGGGCGTCACGTCCACACCCAGGTCTTCGGGCTTGAAGGTGTCCAGCTGCTTTTTCTTGGCCTTCATGATGTTGGGCAAGGTGACGTAGCGGGGCTCGTTCAGGCGCAGGTCGGTGGTGATGACGGCGGGCGTGGACAGGGCCACGGTTTCCAGGCCGCCGTCCACTTCGCGGGTGACGTTGACCCGGGGCGCGTCAGCCTTGTCGCCGGCGACTTCGACCTTGGAGGCGAAGGTGGCCTGGGGCAGGTCGGCCAGGGCCGCCAGCATCTGGCCGGTCTGGTTGGCATCGTCGTCGATGGCCTGCTTGCCGCAGATGACCAGACCGGGTTGCTCCTTGTCCACCAGGGCCTTGAGCAGCTTGGCCACGGCCAGAGGCTGCAGCTCGACATCGGTCTCGACCAGGATGCCGCGATCGGCACCGATGGCCATGGCCGTGCGCAGGGTTTCCTGGCACTGGGCCACGCCGCAGGAGACGGCGATGACTTCGGTCACCACGCCTTTTTCCTTCAGGCGCACGGCTTCTTCGACGGCGATTTCGTCAAAGGGGTTCATGCTCATCTTGACGTTGGCGATGTCCACACCCGTGCCGTCCGACTTCACGCGGACCTTGACGTTGTAGTCCACGACACGTTTGACGGGTACAAGGATTTTCATGAGAAAGCTCTTTCCTGGTTTTGAAGAGTGAAAGGCTTAGCGGGCCAGACCCGCGAGCCGCTCGTTGATCAGTGCATGGGCCTGGTCCATGATGCCGGCGATCAGTTGCGCCACCGTAGGCACATCGTTGATCAGGCCGGCCACCATGCCGCAGGACCAGACGCCCGCGTCCATGTCGCCGTCGTGCATGATGCGCGGATAGACGCCGGCCACTTCGGGCGCGATGTCGGCAAAGGTGATGGCCGCGCCCAGCTCGCGCTCCTTTTGCAGCAGGCGCTCGGTCGCCGGGTTGGTCAGCACGCGTTCAGTGTTGCGCAGCGGGCGCATGACCAGGCGGGTGTCGAGCTCGCTGGCCGCCACGATGGCCTGCTTGACGTTGGCGTGTACAGGAGCCTCTTTCGTAGCGATGAAGCGCGTGCCCATGTTGATGCCCTCGGCGCCCAGCGCCAGCGCGGCCACCAGCGAGCGGCCGTCTGCCATGCCGCCCGAGGCGACAAAGGGAATCTTCAGCTCTTCTGCCGCGCGCGGCAGCAGGATGAAGTTGGGAATATCGTCCTCGCCCGGATGGCCGCCGCATTCGAAGCCGTCCACGCTGATGGCGTCGCAGCCGATGACCTCGGCCTTGAGCGCATGGCGCACCGAGGTGCACTTGTGAATCACCTTGATGCCGGCTTCCTTGAGCGCGGGCAGCCATTTCTGCGGGTTGTTGCCGGCCGTCTCGACCACCTTGACGCCGCCTTCGATGATGGCCTTGACATAGCCCGGGTAGTCAGGCGGGTTGACCGAGGGCAGAAAGGTCAGGTTGACGCCAAAGGGCTTGTCCGTCATCTCGCGGCAGCGCGCGATCTCGCGTGCCAGCAGCTCGGGCGTGCGCTGGGTCAGGCCCGTGATGATGCCCAGCCCCCCTGCGTTGGAGACGGCAGCGGCCAGCTCGGCCAAGCCTACATGGTGCATGCCTCCCTGGATGATGGGGTGCTCGATGCCAAAGAGTTCGGTGATGCGTGTCTTCATGTCCGTGTTACTCCACTGCAATGCCCTTGTCGCGGATCAGTTGGCCCCAGCGCGTGTAGTCCTGCTGGATGCGCTGACCCAGTTGGGCGGGATTCTGGAAGGTGGCGATGGCGCCCGCGTGGAGCAGCTTGTCCTGGATGTCCTTGTCGGCCAGGATCTGCTGGACTTCTGAGGCGATGCGGTCCACCACGGCCTTGGGCGTACCCTTGGGCGCGAGCAGACCGCCCCAGGAGACGGCGTCGTAGCCCTTGATGCCCTGCTCGGCAATGGTCCTGGTGTCAGGCAGCATTCTCACGCGCTGGGGCGAACCCACGGCGATGGCGCGCAGCTTGCCGGCCTGGATGTGGGGCAGCGCGGCCACGAGGTCTGCATACATGATGGGCACCTGGCCGCCGATGGTGTCGGTGATGGCGGGCACGCCGCCCTTGTAGGGCACATGCTGCATGTCGAAGCCGGCCATCTGCTTGAGCAGTTCCATGCTCAGGTGGCCGAAGCTTCCGGCGCCCGAGCTGGTGTAGTTCAGCGGCGACTTCTGGGCTTTGGCGTGGGCGATCAGACTCTTGAGGTCGGTAACGTCGGGCAGCAGCGCAGGATTGACCACGATGACGATGGGCAGGTCATAGACCGTAGCCACGGGCGTGAAGTCCTTGACGGTGTCGTAGCCCGCCTTCTTGTACAAGTGCGGCGCCAGCAGCGTGGGCGTGGCCAGCATCATCAGCGTGTAGCCGTCGGCCGGACTCTTGGCGACCTGCACTGCCGCGATCGAGCCCGAGGCGCCGGGGCGGTTCTCCACCACCACGGTCTGCCTGAGGCGCTCGCCCAGCTTCTGGCCCACGATGCGCGATGCGGTATCGGTGGGTCCACCCGCCGGGAAAGGCACGACCAGGCGCAGCATCTTGCTGGGCCAGTCGGTCTCGGCCAGCGCGCCGCCGGCCATGCCGGCCAGCAGCGGCGCTGCGG
Protein-coding sequences here:
- a CDS encoding electron transfer flavoprotein subunit beta/FixA family protein; translated protein: MKILVPVKRVVDYNVKVRVKSDGTGVDIANVKMSMNPFDEIAVEEAVRLKEKGVVTEVIAVSCGVAQCQETLRTAMAIGADRGILVETDVELQPLAVAKLLKALVDKEQPGLVICGKQAIDDDANQTGQMLAALADLPQATFASKVEVAGDKADAPRVNVTREVDGGLETVALSTPAVITTDLRLNEPRYVTLPNIMKAKKKQLDTFKPEDLGVDVTPRLKTVKVSEPAKRGAGVKVADVAALVDKLKNEAKVI
- a CDS encoding Bug family tripartite tricarboxylate transporter substrate binding protein, with amino-acid sequence MYTRNTAPQAGATRRSVLALAAAPLLAGMAGGALAETDWPSKMLRLVVPFPAGGPTDTASRIVGQKLGERLRQTVVVENRPGASGSIAAVQVAKSPADGYTLMMLATPTLLAPHLYKKAGYDTVKDFTPVATVYDLPIVIVVNPALLPDVTDLKSLIAHAKAQKSPLNYTSSGAGSFGHLSMELLKQMAGFDMQHVPYKGGVPAITDTIGGQVPIMYADLVAALPHIQAGKLRAIAVGSPQRVRMLPDTRTIAEQGIKGYDAVSWGGLLAPKGTPKAVVDRIASEVQQILADKDIQDKLLHAGAIATFQNPAQLGQRIQQDYTRWGQLIRDKGIAVE
- a CDS encoding NAD(P)H-dependent flavin oxidoreductase, translating into MKTRITELFGIEHPIIQGGMHHVGLAELAAAVSNAGGLGIITGLTQRTPELLAREIARCREMTDKPFGVNLTFLPSVNPPDYPGYVKAIIEGGVKVVETAGNNPQKWLPALKEAGIKVIHKCTSVRHALKAEVIGCDAISVDGFECGGHPGEDDIPNFILLPRAAEELKIPFVASGGMADGRSLVAALALGAEGINMGTRFIATKEAPVHANVKQAIVAASELDTRLVMRPLRNTERVLTNPATERLLQKERELGAAITFADIAPEVAGVYPRIMHDGDMDAGVWSCGMVAGLINDVPTVAQLIAGIMDQAHALINERLAGLAR